The Arachis ipaensis cultivar K30076 chromosome B05, Araip1.1, whole genome shotgun sequence nucleotide sequence tttatttcagtaattattataattaatttatttatttaaataaaaaatccaataAGCTACGCCTCTCAATTATTTTTTCTAACAAAAGGTCCATCATTCTCTCTCCCACATATCTACTACAAACTACAAAGTACAAACACAGAgcatttggaaaagaaaaatgttttttaattccaatttcttgcaTTGTATATCATATGGACATCCTAATTATCTTTAAATAAATTTTACTGCAATCTTTTGCACACTCAAATTTTCATTCTCtattttcaaattaatttaaGTGTTCATAAATTTAGAATATACAAACATATTTcttaaactaaataaataattcaaGTATTGAAAATTGGAAAAGATTCTATGCACAGCGGAGACCCGTCCGGTGGTTTCATGGAAAAAGCAACATAAAAATGGATGCCATGCTTTTCCGTGATAGTTGACACCGTTGGAGGTTTACATACAGAAGGAAAATAGAATTCCTACGGGCCTTACTGCGAGCAAACTACCATGTTCCAGAGCCTTTTAGCCCTTCTTACGATTTTGTTGATCTTCCCGGCTATAAAAGACTCTAGAAAGAACGGAGACGGAGTTTTTGGAACAGAGCTATGTGTAACTAATTCGGGTGTACTTTCTGAGTGAAATGAATCCATGCCAGATGTTCCATTACTCTTCCGGAGATAAAAACTTCTACTACCTACATCCCCGATCAGTTCTGATTTGTCCAAACCTACCAAGCAACAAAGTCAACTAAAACTCTGTCAAATCCACTGTATAATAATAAGCTACCGCGTTTAATTTGCCAATTCTATAATATATGTcattatattataatattatatgtAATCAGTGACTTACTTTGGAGACTGAAATGGGATTGATGCAATTGGAATGTTGATGAAGGTGCATCAAGGTCGAGGCTGGGGCTCCTGCCTTCTTCTCTATATATATCGATCACGCGCTTTATTGTGTCATCCACACTGGATCCCAATTTCACCATGGTTCTCACTGGCCCTGGACTTCCTTCAACCGTTACATTAACCACCACCTTAGCTTCCTTCTCATACCTCTGATGTAACTAAAATCAATATAATTATCCACTATTATAATTGTAATTATCACATAACAAACTAGAATTTGATGATCGATCTGGAACAATAATCACAAACGAAACGGTTATATCAAAAGCTGCAGCAGATTGGCGAGAAATTAAAGCTGAAAGCATTCATTTAGAACAAGTATACCTTGTTAGGTACAAGGATTGGAGAGGAAGCAAAGAGAGAAGGGGAAGAAACGAAGGCTTCGGAGAAGGTTTGAGGGCGAAAAAGGCTCCCTTCGCTCTTCAACTCATATTCGAAGAAATCGTCTCTGCCTCTCGAGAGAAGCAGAGGCGCCGATGAGCAGCGCTTCAAGATCTTGAAATCAGGCCTCGACTTATTTTTGGACCTCCGACGAGATGACGGAGATGGCGACGGCGAGGGATGCGGCGGTTTGATTCTCCGGGATCGGATCGCCGGCGATCGTCGGCGCGAACTGCTCCGCAACATGCAAGGGGACTTGTTAATTAGTTGGTTCCTGTTTGAGTAATATAAAAATGTAAAATCAGTTTTCAAGAACTGTTTTTGTGATTTATATACAAAGTAGGGGAGCTAGAATATGAGAATGGTAGTTAAGTTGAGGGCGTGGGTTGCGTGTGTGGAGGGAACTTATGCCAGGCAGGAATAACCGTCAagctctttattatttttttcaattttactaCTACTTCACTTTGAATTTGAAGGCAGGGCAGGCACTGCTAAGCTATTTGGTGGGTCTTGTACTCTTGTTCTTGCGTGGGTCCTACACTCCTTTTGTTCGCCTTTAGGGATGCATGGATGCCTTTCGTATAGTTTCCTTCGTTCGTTTCCTCTCTCCTTTTTCCTAAAAGTTAACCAAAATACGACTCGCACCGTGACCGTCCACCCCTTAATATTCTTTTCTTATTACTTAGGTCAATTCCTTTATTATGTGAAACAGATGCGGATTAAATAATGTTATCTCATTTTGGTGATGTATGGTCTTGGAAAATGAATCAAGGAATAAATACAGTGAAAATGTTGTAATGAATTTCACAGTTCACTGAAAAAGATTAAACATAAACTTTGATTGGGTTTCTTGGGCGGTACGGGCAAGAAGATGACGCTCATATATTTACTATTCTGGAATAATGAATGAGTCGCCAACCTGTTGACAGGCTTCCTACTGCGGCAAAACAGTTACTACTAAAACACTGGTTCCCTTAGTTTGAAGATAATAATGATGCAGACAAGCACTAGGAGACTAATTTCTAGCTAAGAGGATCCCAGGAACCAAACAAACGTTTTTTTTCCAAGGATGTCCACCGCCGACTAATATCTTCGCTGTGGATCATCTGCCAATACTTTTCTATGCCCAATGAGCAAATGGCTTGCTAAAAGCCTAAGGATCTAAGAAACCCAGCGAACCCTGAAATTTTAGGACTGGGTCAATATGTTGTTTCTTTTTATGTGCTGCAATCCATATGGATCCAACTATAACTTCTTTACGTTCGTTACCAAATGAATAAGCCCAAACACTAATAAGCTTAAAAGCCTGGTTTGTTTCCTCAAACGTCAACTCTATCATATTGCATTTCTTTTCTGTACAAACTACTCTGGGCTGACCATACCGcccaacaacaaaaaaaaaaaagactacaAGTAATGATAGTCATTAGCATCCCATTGTCATGGTAATTGTAAAATGCTAACTGAATGTGGCTACAAGTATCTACTGACTACTTGCTTTTAATTAATGAAATTAACTAAAAATCATACTGATTATTTCAATGAAAAGAATAATAATTTTCACTTAAaagttttctttttgttgtttcCTTAACAAGTGTTAttagtaaaaagtaaaaacaatcaCATACTCTACTTTCATTCCCCTCCTGTTATTACATTTGCAAAAAAAAACgtgtaatttttttctattttaaaaattaCACAGATGACCATTGTCAAATTTATGTATAATAAATTTTCAGATAACATCTTATTCGAACTTCTAAGAGATTTTTATCATGTGTTGTTCTTGCTCTTTATATTTTCCTCCGTACACTTTATTCCTATACGGATGTACTAGCAGCCTTGAGAATAGGACATATTAACCATCTTGTATATTAcaactaaattaatttttaacaagCCCGTCTAGCTCAGTCGGTAGAGCGCAAGGCTCTTAACCTTGTGGTCGTGGGTTCGAGCCCCACGGTGGGCGAAATGATTTTTTCCTATTTCAATATCACCACCAATATACTATATATAGAGCATATAAGTTTGATCTTCAAAAGTTTAGAGGAATTATTGGCTCATTCTTCCTTTTCATTCAACCACTTTTATAAAGTCGGGGGGAAATTGTAAATGAGCTTTTTTCTCTCATTGTTGGTCTCAGACTTTAAGGCTTTCTTTTTGAAGGCATCACTCGAAATATATTTCTCAATCCTTGGCCATACACGTGGATAGGATCCCTTGGTAAATGGTAATGATAGGGCCCGGGCTTTTTCTTTTGGTAGGCGACCAGAGCTCTGTTCCTCACCCAACGTACAACCATTCTTCCCTTTTCTTATCCATTTTGGGTCTTTCGGATGGATAATGGAAACCAaagatatgtatgtatgtatgtatgtgtcTATCCTTGCCACTTTTTCTCCATTTTCTTTGCCAAACCAGGAATATTATGAAACTGGGCCTGGAAAACCTTCCAACCTTCTTATGGATGCCGATATAGTATATAAAGGGATTTTCTATTGCCActatccctatatatatatatagttgtagTTGTAC carries:
- the LOC107643010 gene encoding uncharacterized protein At4g22758 isoform X1 — its product is MLRSSSRRRSPAIRSRRIKPPHPSPSPSPSSRRRSKNKSRPDFKILKRCSSAPLLLSRGRDDFFEYELKSEGSLFRPQTFSEAFVSSPSLFASSPILVPNKLHQRYEKEAKVVVNVTVEGSPGPVRTMVKLGSSVDDTIKRVIDIYREEGRSPSLDLDAPSSTFQLHQSHFSLQSLDKSELIGDVGSRSFYLRKSNGTSGMDSFHSESTPELVTHSSVPKTPSPFFLESFIAGKINKIVRRAKRLWNMVVCSQ
- the LOC107643010 gene encoding uncharacterized protein At4g22758 isoform X2, translated to MLRSSSRRRSPAIRSRRIKPPHPSPSPSPSSRRRSKNKSRPDFKILKRCSSAPLLLSRGRDDFFEYELKSEGSLFRPQTFSEAFVSSPSLFASSPILVPNKRYEKEAKVVVNVTVEGSPGPVRTMVKLGSSVDDTIKRVIDIYREEGRSPSLDLDAPSSTFQLHQSHFSLQSLDKSELIGDVGSRSFYLRKSNGTSGMDSFHSESTPELVTHSSVPKTPSPFFLESFIAGKINKIVRRAKRLWNMVVCSQ